A genomic region of Streptomyces diastaticus subsp. diastaticus contains the following coding sequences:
- a CDS encoding cytochrome P450 — MITPTELDLTDATAFVRHDAHTFWRDVRKHRPVYWHEGDPGFWVVARHADVLSCYADVRSLSSARGTVLDVLLSGGDSAGGKMLAVTDRPRHRELRNLMLRAFSPRVLGAVEERVRERTSRLIRTVARQGEFDFAAAVAEHIPMNTICDLLSIPEADRKKLLRWNKLALSSDDAESDRLDSLEARNEIIGYFMDLARHRRRDPGDDVISMIATAEAGGRPLTLEEAALNCYSLVLGGDESSRVSAICAVKTFAEHPAQWRALREGTAAVDTAVEEVLRWATPARHFARTATRDMLIGGRQVRAGDIVTLWNISANNDEEVFDQPRRFDPARSPNKHLSFGHGPHFCVGAFLGRAELCALLSALTESVAEIEVCGEPAPVYSNFLNGYASLPVAFR; from the coding sequence ATGATCACCCCGACCGAGCTGGACCTGACCGACGCGACCGCCTTCGTACGACACGACGCCCACACGTTCTGGCGCGATGTGCGCAAGCACCGGCCCGTGTACTGGCACGAGGGAGATCCCGGTTTCTGGGTCGTCGCCCGCCACGCCGACGTGCTGTCCTGCTACGCCGACGTGCGCTCCCTGAGTTCCGCTCGCGGGACCGTACTGGACGTCCTGCTGAGCGGCGGTGACTCGGCGGGCGGCAAGATGCTCGCGGTCACCGACCGGCCCCGCCACCGCGAGCTGCGCAACCTGATGCTGCGCGCCTTCTCCCCGCGCGTCCTCGGCGCGGTGGAGGAGAGAGTGCGGGAACGGACGTCACGGCTCATCAGGACCGTCGCCCGGCAAGGTGAGTTCGACTTCGCGGCGGCGGTCGCCGAGCACATCCCGATGAACACGATCTGCGATCTGCTCTCCATTCCGGAGGCGGACCGCAAAAAGCTGCTGCGCTGGAACAAGCTGGCCCTCTCCTCGGACGACGCCGAGTCCGACCGGTTGGACTCCCTGGAGGCCCGCAACGAGATCATCGGCTACTTCATGGACCTCGCCCGGCACCGCCGCCGAGACCCGGGCGACGACGTGATCAGCATGATCGCCACAGCGGAGGCGGGAGGCCGCCCGCTGACGCTGGAGGAGGCCGCGCTCAACTGCTACAGCCTCGTGCTCGGCGGCGACGAGTCCTCCCGCGTCTCCGCGATCTGCGCGGTCAAAACGTTCGCCGAGCACCCCGCCCAGTGGCGGGCGCTGCGCGAGGGGACGGCCGCGGTCGACACGGCGGTCGAGGAGGTGCTGCGCTGGGCCACGCCGGCCAGGCACTTCGCCCGCACCGCGACCCGCGACATGCTGATAGGCGGCCGGCAGGTGCGCGCGGGCGACATCGTGACGCTGTGGAACATCTCCGCCAACAACGACGAGGAGGTGTTCGACCAGCCGCGCCGGTTCGACCCGGCCCGCTCGCCCAACAAGCACCTCTCCTTCGGCCACGGCCCGCACTTCTGCGTCGGCGCGTTCCTCGGCCGGGCGGAGCTGTGCGCACTGCTGAGCGCGCTCACCGAGTCGGTCGCCGAGATCGAGGTGTGCGGCGAGCCCGCCCCGGTCTACTCCAACTTCCTGAATGGCTATGCCAGTCTGCCGGTCGCCTTCCGCTGA
- a CDS encoding erythromycin esterase family protein, protein MKKDFHGLPVASCAVLALGEPTHREPAFGWVRNELFARLARLGFRSIALETDRVAALRVDDFVKGGDGDLDEVAREGFSHGFGDLETNRCLVAWMRDHNAGLPPEEQLTFHGFDLPTETTSAPSPRRCLEQARDYLGLDLDLTGLSGADERWSRTEAVMDPAMSVGATPEAERLRSLADDMLTLLHANAADRIAQTSRAEWLRARIHLTAGLGLLRYHRQAAQRMENNARLSRLFSTRDALMAQNLLDIRSIEGRRGATLVFAHNVHLQRTPSSWSMGDLRVDWPGAGTIVAPLLGEQYVFVAGSLGRSEAIGLGDPEPGTYESVLQDRVTDWALASTGTVTAARTRTDTTPQQGYFPLDQGLWDTADAVLHVRDGAAVTGSGDLLRALAGAGSAL, encoded by the coding sequence ATGAAAAAGGACTTCCACGGCCTTCCCGTGGCCTCGTGCGCCGTACTGGCGCTCGGCGAGCCCACCCACCGGGAACCCGCCTTCGGGTGGGTACGCAACGAGCTGTTCGCCCGGCTGGCCCGCCTCGGTTTCCGCTCGATCGCCCTGGAGACCGACCGCGTGGCCGCGCTGCGCGTCGACGACTTCGTCAAGGGCGGCGACGGTGATCTCGACGAGGTGGCGCGGGAGGGTTTCTCCCACGGCTTCGGCGACCTGGAGACCAACCGGTGCCTCGTCGCCTGGATGCGCGACCACAACGCGGGCCTGCCGCCGGAGGAGCAGCTGACCTTCCACGGCTTCGACCTCCCGACGGAGACCACCAGCGCCCCCAGCCCGCGGCGCTGTCTGGAGCAGGCCCGTGACTACCTGGGGCTCGACCTCGACCTGACCGGGCTGTCCGGCGCGGACGAGCGGTGGAGCCGTACGGAGGCGGTGATGGACCCGGCCATGTCGGTCGGCGCCACGCCCGAGGCCGAGCGGTTGCGGTCCCTCGCCGACGACATGCTCACCCTGCTCCACGCCAACGCCGCCGACCGGATCGCGCAGACCTCGCGCGCGGAGTGGCTCCGGGCCAGGATCCACCTCACCGCCGGCCTCGGTCTGCTGCGCTACCACCGGCAGGCGGCCCAGCGCATGGAGAACAACGCCCGGCTGTCCCGGCTGTTCTCCACCCGGGACGCGCTCATGGCGCAGAACCTGCTCGACATCCGCAGCATCGAGGGCCGCCGGGGCGCGACGCTGGTCTTCGCCCACAACGTGCACCTCCAGCGGACCCCGAGCAGCTGGAGCATGGGAGACCTGCGGGTCGACTGGCCCGGGGCAGGCACCATCGTGGCACCGCTGCTGGGCGAGCAGTACGTCTTCGTCGCCGGCAGCCTGGGCCGCAGCGAGGCCATCGGGCTGGGCGACCCCGAGCCGGGCACGTACGAGAGCGTTCTGCAGGACCGCGTGACCGATTGGGCCCTGGCCTCCACCGGCACGGTCACCGCCGCCCGGACCCGGACGGACACCACCCCGCAGCAGGGCTACTTCCCGCTCGACCAGGGCCTCTGGGACACCGCCGACGCGGTCCTGCACGTCCGTGACGGCGCCGCCGTCACCGGGTCGGGGGACCTCCTGCGCGCCCTGGCCGGTGCCGGGAGCGCGCTCTGA
- a CDS encoding winged helix-turn-helix domain-containing protein: MPRLLVVEAGARPPVCNDPFEDWVRAPISRDDLDARVRALQNRLDSRQTPTLDSAGTLTFGSHSITVSSVQTELMELLIEHFGEVVYRHELSQRLAERVQRPTRNSLDLHIMRLRRRLTPTDLVIRTAWGRGYALDIESR; encoded by the coding sequence GTGCCCCGTCTCCTCGTGGTGGAGGCGGGTGCCCGCCCGCCGGTCTGCAACGACCCCTTCGAGGACTGGGTCCGGGCACCCATCTCCCGGGACGATCTCGACGCCCGGGTCAGGGCCCTCCAGAACCGGCTCGACAGCCGACAGACACCGACCCTCGACTCCGCCGGAACACTCACCTTCGGTTCGCACTCCATCACCGTCTCCAGCGTCCAGACCGAACTGATGGAGCTGCTCATCGAGCACTTCGGGGAGGTGGTGTACAGACACGAACTCTCACAACGGCTCGCGGAACGCGTGCAGAGGCCGACGAGGAACTCGCTCGACCTCCACATCATGCGGCTGCGCCGCCGTCTGACACCGACCGACCTGGTGATCCGCACCGCCTGGGGCCGCGGCTACGCCCTGGACATCGAATCACGCTAG
- a CDS encoding TioE family transcriptional regulator: protein MRPYDLAREHGISTQAVRNYERDGFIPLARRTASGYRTYTEVHAAALRAYLALVRAYGYATGGEIMRSLSTGDLDAALTAVDRGHAQLLRDRSTLDAVGRTVEHLTRGPALTEHTSSASGEPLSIGELARRLGVTAATLRNWEAVGILTPAREPVTGHRSFGATDVRDAELTHLLRRGGYPLEHIRTVVRQIRTAGGTEALSAALEDWRRRLTARGVAMLDAAARLGGYVTLLDIAPAGPPAAGEPAPAPESPSTV, encoded by the coding sequence CTGCGTCCATACGACCTCGCCCGTGAGCACGGCATTTCCACCCAGGCGGTCCGCAATTACGAGCGGGACGGGTTCATCCCGCTCGCCCGGCGGACCGCGTCCGGCTACCGCACCTACACCGAGGTCCACGCGGCGGCCCTGCGCGCCTATCTGGCGCTCGTGCGGGCATACGGATACGCCACGGGCGGCGAGATCATGCGGTCACTCAGCACCGGCGACCTCGACGCCGCGCTGACCGCCGTCGACCGCGGCCACGCCCAACTGCTGCGCGACCGGAGCACGCTGGACGCGGTGGGGCGGACGGTGGAGCACCTCACGCGTGGGCCGGCCCTCACCGAGCACACCTCCTCCGCCAGCGGCGAGCCGCTCAGCATCGGCGAACTCGCGCGCCGCCTGGGGGTGACCGCGGCGACCCTGCGGAACTGGGAGGCGGTGGGCATCCTCACCCCCGCCCGGGAGCCGGTCACCGGCCACCGTTCGTTCGGCGCCACAGACGTACGCGACGCCGAACTGACCCATCTGCTGCGGCGCGGGGGCTACCCGCTGGAACACATCCGCACGGTGGTCCGGCAGATCCGCACGGCCGGCGGCACCGAGGCGCTGTCCGCCGCCCTCGAGGACTGGCGGCGACGGCTCACGGCCCGTGGCGTGGCCATGCTCGACGCGGCGGCCCGTCTCGGTGGGTACGTGACCCTCCTGGACATCGCCCCGGCCGGACCGCCGGCCGCCGGGGAACCCGCTCCCGCGCCGGAATCCCCATCGACGGTTTGA
- a CDS encoding ATP-binding cassette domain-containing protein: MTVGTETDTQPAALCAADSHDMIRVHGARENNLKNVHVEIPKRRLTVFTGVSGSGKSSLVFDTIAAESQRLINETYSAFIQGFMPTLARPEVDLLDGLTTAILVDQQPMGTSLRSTVGTATDAGTLLRILFSRLAKPYIGSQKAFAFNVASADASGVLVVNGKKIEKGFSVVGGMCLRCEGMGTVSDIDPAQLFDDSKSLADGAITVPGWKPDGWVVQSFTESGFLDPHKPIRDYTEQERHDLLHRDPVKVKVKGVNTTYEGLLARVRKSFLSKDKEMLQPHIRAFVERAVAFSACPECHGTRLSETARSAKIDGISIADACAMQISDLAAWVRGLTDPSVRTLCTVLGQTLDSFVQIGLGYLSLDRSSSTLSGGEAQRVKMVRHLGSALTDVTYVFDEPTVGLHPHDIHRMNDLLLRLRDKGNTVLVVEHKPETIVIADHVVDLGPLAGTKGGEVVFEGTVEGLRAAGTVTGRHLDDRASLKPTVRERSGVLEVRGADAHNLRDIDVDIPLGVLTVVTGVAGSGKSSLIHGSVAGRDGVVTVDQSPIKGSRRSNPATYTGMLEPIRKTFAKANGVKPALFSPNSEGACPTCKGAGVIYTDLAIMAGVATTCEDCEGKRFQSSVLQYRLGGRDISDVFAMPVAEAAEFFRSGEARTPAACTVLDRLAEVGLGYLSLGQPLTTLSGGERQRLKLAGHMGGAGSVYILDEPTSGLHLADVEQLLALLDRLVDAGKTVIVVEHHQAVMAHADWIIDLGPGAGHDGGRIVFEGTPADLVAARSTLTGEHLAQYVGA; encoded by the coding sequence ATGACGGTCGGCACGGAGACGGACACCCAGCCCGCTGCGCTGTGTGCCGCCGACAGCCATGACATGATCCGTGTGCACGGGGCACGTGAGAACAACCTCAAGAACGTGCACGTGGAGATCCCCAAACGACGCCTGACCGTGTTCACCGGAGTCTCCGGCTCGGGCAAGAGCTCCCTGGTGTTCGACACGATCGCCGCGGAGTCGCAACGGCTGATCAACGAGACGTACAGCGCCTTCATCCAGGGCTTCATGCCCACCCTGGCGCGGCCCGAGGTCGACCTGCTCGACGGGTTGACCACCGCGATCCTGGTCGACCAGCAGCCGATGGGCACCAGCCTGCGCTCCACGGTCGGCACCGCCACCGACGCGGGCACCCTGCTGCGCATCCTCTTCAGTCGGCTGGCCAAGCCGTACATCGGCTCGCAGAAGGCGTTCGCCTTCAACGTCGCCTCGGCCGACGCGTCGGGTGTCCTCGTGGTGAACGGCAAGAAGATCGAGAAGGGCTTCAGCGTCGTCGGCGGCATGTGCCTGCGGTGCGAGGGCATGGGCACCGTCTCGGACATCGATCCCGCCCAGCTGTTCGACGACTCCAAGTCGCTCGCGGACGGCGCGATCACAGTCCCCGGCTGGAAGCCCGACGGCTGGGTGGTGCAGTCGTTCACCGAGTCGGGCTTCCTCGACCCGCACAAGCCGATCCGCGACTACACCGAACAGGAACGGCACGACCTCCTGCACCGGGACCCGGTCAAGGTCAAGGTGAAGGGCGTCAACACCACCTACGAGGGCCTCCTCGCGCGGGTGCGCAAGTCGTTCCTGTCCAAGGACAAGGAGATGCTCCAGCCGCACATCCGTGCCTTCGTGGAACGGGCGGTGGCGTTCTCCGCCTGCCCCGAGTGCCACGGCACCCGGCTCAGCGAGACCGCCCGGTCCGCGAAGATCGACGGCATCAGCATCGCCGACGCCTGCGCCATGCAGATCAGCGACCTCGCGGCCTGGGTCCGCGGTCTGACCGACCCGTCGGTCAGGACGCTGTGCACGGTGCTCGGCCAGACCCTCGACTCGTTCGTCCAGATCGGCTTGGGTTACCTCTCGCTCGACCGGTCCTCGAGCACGCTCTCGGGCGGTGAGGCCCAGCGCGTCAAGATGGTCCGCCATCTGGGCTCTGCGCTCACCGACGTCACCTACGTCTTCGACGAGCCCACCGTCGGCCTGCACCCGCACGACATCCACCGGATGAACGACCTGCTGCTGCGCCTGCGCGACAAGGGCAACACCGTGCTGGTCGTGGAGCACAAGCCGGAGACGATCGTGATCGCCGACCACGTCGTCGACCTGGGCCCCCTCGCCGGCACCAAGGGCGGCGAGGTGGTCTTCGAGGGCACGGTCGAGGGCCTGCGGGCCGCCGGCACCGTCACCGGACGGCACTTGGACGACCGGGCCTCCCTGAAGCCGACCGTGCGCGAGCGGTCCGGTGTGCTGGAGGTGCGCGGCGCCGACGCCCACAACCTGCGTGACATCGACGTGGACATCCCGCTCGGCGTGCTCACCGTGGTCACCGGAGTCGCGGGCTCCGGCAAGAGCTCCCTGATCCACGGCTCGGTGGCGGGCCGCGACGGCGTCGTCACGGTGGACCAGTCGCCCATCAAGGGCTCCCGGCGCAGCAACCCGGCCACCTACACGGGCATGCTCGAACCGATCCGCAAGACGTTCGCCAAAGCCAACGGGGTCAAGCCCGCCCTGTTCAGTCCCAACTCCGAGGGCGCCTGCCCCACCTGCAAGGGCGCCGGGGTCATCTACACCGACCTGGCGATCATGGCCGGCGTCGCCACCACCTGCGAGGACTGCGAGGGCAAGCGGTTCCAGTCCTCGGTGCTCCAGTACCGGCTCGGCGGCCGGGACATCAGCGACGTGTTCGCGATGCCGGTGGCCGAGGCCGCCGAGTTCTTCCGCAGCGGTGAGGCACGGACACCGGCCGCGTGCACCGTCCTCGACCGGCTCGCCGAGGTCGGCCTGGGCTACCTCAGCCTCGGCCAGCCGCTCACCACTCTCTCCGGCGGCGAGCGGCAGCGGCTGAAGCTCGCCGGCCACATGGGCGGAGCGGGCAGCGTCTACATCCTCGACGAGCCGACCAGCGGCCTGCACCTGGCCGACGTCGAGCAACTGCTCGCCCTGCTGGACCGGTTGGTGGACGCCGGCAAGACGGTCATCGTCGTGGAGCACCACCAGGCGGTCATGGCGCACGCCGACTGGATCATCGACCTCGGTCCCGGTGCCGGACACGACGGCGGCCGGATCGTCTTCGAGGGCACGCCCGCCGATCTTGTCGCCGCCCGCTCCACCCTCACCGGCGAGCACCTCGCCCAGTACGTCGGCGCCTGA
- a CDS encoding non-ribosomal peptide synthetase — protein MNTVPELFESIVARRGTEPALIDAEGTLGYAELNTRINRLARRLIAHGVGPDSLVAVAMPKSRELIVAIMAVLKAGGAYLPLDPEYPAERLAFMVSDARPVLLLRSSSVAPLDAGPEELVLDDPAFRAACAAGPGHGVSQDERRSVLHPDHLMYVIYTSGSTGTPKGVAVPHSGVRDMAATQAAFLRAGPGDRVLQWASISFDAAFWDVCLALLSGAALVTVPAEDLLPGHPLWNTLLKYDITHATLPPVALSETDAEDVLPGGMIMSTGDSCTPTLVRKWSRARRMFNGYGPTEVTVGATIAGPVRDAGDIGIGTPWSSKKVHVLDERLRPVPSGTEGELYIAGTGLARGYLDRYPATAVKFVADPFGPPGTRMYRTGDRGRRGPDGELFFAGRVDGQVKLRGFRVELGEIEARLAAHPAVDVAVAVVRGELADAHVVGYVTTTGPVEPADLRAHVAESLPAHMVPARVTLLERFPTLANGKIDRGALPQPDAGVPGLPDGGRAPEAVEADDRAAVVCAIVRDVLGIAEATVADNFFQLGGHSVQATRLVARLRERFGVAPSIRTVLEAATIGELAAAVESRLPG, from the coding sequence TTGAACACGGTTCCTGAACTGTTCGAGTCAATCGTCGCCCGACGGGGCACGGAGCCCGCGCTCATCGACGCGGAGGGCACCCTCGGGTACGCGGAGCTGAACACCCGGATCAACCGGCTCGCCCGCAGGCTCATCGCGCACGGTGTCGGTCCCGATTCGCTCGTCGCGGTCGCGATGCCCAAGTCGCGGGAACTGATCGTGGCGATCATGGCGGTGCTCAAGGCCGGCGGCGCCTACCTCCCGCTCGACCCGGAGTATCCGGCGGAACGCCTGGCGTTCATGGTGTCCGACGCGCGGCCGGTGCTGCTGCTGCGGTCCTCCTCGGTGGCGCCGCTCGACGCGGGCCCGGAGGAACTCGTCCTCGACGACCCGGCGTTCCGTGCCGCGTGCGCGGCCGGGCCGGGGCACGGCGTCTCCCAGGACGAGCGCCGCTCCGTCCTGCACCCCGATCACCTGATGTACGTCATCTACACCTCGGGGTCGACCGGAACGCCCAAGGGTGTCGCGGTGCCGCACAGCGGGGTCCGCGACATGGCCGCCACCCAGGCAGCCTTCCTGCGGGCGGGGCCGGGCGACCGCGTGCTCCAGTGGGCCTCCATCAGTTTCGACGCCGCCTTCTGGGACGTGTGCCTGGCGCTGCTGTCCGGGGCGGCCCTCGTGACGGTGCCCGCCGAGGACCTGCTGCCGGGCCATCCGCTGTGGAACACCTTGCTCAAGTACGACATCACCCACGCCACACTGCCCCCCGTGGCGCTCAGCGAGACCGACGCCGAGGACGTACTGCCCGGCGGGATGATCATGTCCACGGGGGACAGCTGTACGCCGACCCTGGTGCGCAAGTGGTCCCGGGCACGGCGGATGTTCAACGGCTACGGCCCGACGGAGGTGACCGTCGGGGCAACGATCGCCGGACCGGTGCGCGACGCCGGTGACATCGGGATCGGCACGCCGTGGTCCAGCAAGAAGGTGCACGTGCTCGACGAGCGGCTACGCCCGGTGCCGTCCGGCACGGAGGGCGAGCTGTACATCGCGGGCACCGGGCTGGCGCGCGGCTACCTCGACCGGTACCCGGCGACCGCGGTGAAGTTCGTGGCCGACCCGTTCGGGCCGCCCGGTACCCGGATGTACCGCACGGGCGACCGGGGCCGCAGGGGGCCGGACGGCGAGCTGTTCTTCGCGGGCCGCGTCGACGGCCAGGTGAAGCTGCGCGGTTTCCGGGTCGAACTCGGTGAGATCGAGGCCCGGCTCGCCGCCCATCCGGCGGTGGACGTCGCCGTCGCCGTGGTCCGGGGCGAGCTGGCCGACGCGCATGTCGTCGGCTACGTCACCACCACGGGGCCGGTGGAGCCGGCCGATCTGCGCGCCCATGTCGCCGAGTCGCTGCCCGCCCACATGGTGCCCGCACGGGTCACGCTGCTGGAGCGGTTCCCGACGCTGGCCAACGGCAAGATCGACCGGGGGGCCCTGCCGCAGCCGGACGCGGGCGTACCGGGACTCCCGGACGGCGGGCGGGCGCCGGAGGCCGTCGAGGCGGACGACCGGGCGGCCGTGGTCTGCGCGATCGTGCGGGACGTCCTCGGGATCGCGGAGGCGACGGTCGCCGACAACTTCTTCCAGCTCGGCGGGCACTCCGTGCAGGCGACCAGGCTGGTCGCCCGGCTCCGGGAGCGGTTCGGGGTCGCGCCGTCGATCCGGACCGTGCTGGAGGCGGCGACGATCGGCGAGCTGGCCGCGGCCGTCGAGAGCCGGCTGCCCGGCTGA
- a CDS encoding tryptophan 2,3-dioxygenase family protein produces the protein MTYGDYLHMETLLSLQEPKAPNTAGRAVVLAVAEQFFIITHQSCELWLKQLGADLDAAAEALLPPCDPHDLELGLEFLQRSGELIRVLQQQLAVLEKLPLRYFAEFRTYLDTASGAQSAQFRRLTALLGNSHHQGSLYEAFAAAAEYHGQSVHDVLRRGVECGVLHRLAEALVDLGNGYWHWKVAHLALVSKMIGEQDGTGGSSGVDFLARRVTRPFPELRRLRGKVHHS, from the coding sequence TTGACGTATGGGGACTATCTCCACATGGAGACCCTGCTCTCGCTCCAAGAGCCGAAGGCCCCGAACACAGCCGGCCGCGCGGTCGTCCTAGCCGTAGCCGAACAGTTCTTCATCATCACCCACCAGTCCTGCGAGCTGTGGCTCAAGCAGCTCGGGGCTGATCTGGACGCCGCTGCCGAGGCGCTCCTGCCGCCCTGCGATCCGCACGACCTGGAGCTGGGGCTGGAGTTCCTGCAGCGGTCCGGTGAGTTGATACGGGTCCTCCAGCAGCAGTTGGCGGTGCTGGAGAAACTGCCACTGCGCTACTTCGCCGAGTTCCGGACCTATCTGGACACGGCGAGCGGCGCGCAGTCCGCTCAGTTCCGGCGGCTGACGGCGCTCCTCGGCAACAGCCATCATCAGGGCAGCCTCTACGAGGCGTTCGCGGCGGCGGCCGAGTACCACGGGCAGTCCGTGCACGATGTCCTCCGGCGCGGCGTGGAGTGCGGCGTGCTGCACCGCCTCGCCGAAGCGCTGGTGGACCTGGGCAACGGCTACTGGCACTGGAAGGTGGCGCACCTGGCGCTGGTGTCGAAGATGATCGGGGAGCAGGACGGGACCGGCGGCTCGAGCGGTGTCGACTTCCTCGCCCGCCGCGTCACCCGGCCCTTCCCCGAACTTCGCCGCCTGCGCGGGAAGGTGCACCACTCGTAG
- a CDS encoding MbtH family protein: MSTNPFDDENGQFHVLVNDEDQHSLWPAFAEVPAGWRSVFGPAGRAESVAYVEEHWTDMRPRSLREAMNG; encoded by the coding sequence GTGAGCACCAACCCGTTCGACGACGAGAACGGCCAGTTCCACGTGCTGGTCAACGACGAGGACCAGCACTCCCTGTGGCCTGCCTTCGCCGAGGTGCCCGCCGGATGGCGCAGCGTATTCGGCCCCGCCGGGCGAGCGGAGAGCGTCGCCTACGTGGAGGAGCACTGGACCGACATGCGACCGCGCAGTCTCCGGGAAGCGATGAACGGCTAG